In one Geoglobus acetivorans genomic region, the following are encoded:
- the glnA gene encoding type I glutamate--ammonia ligase, protein MDVEQAKKILQENEIKQVLCAFADVRGYLQTFSIPARKFIEGGAFEGIGFDGSSIRGFKSINESDMVWIPDVSTLKIVPWETDPVQKTAIMFGDVYEAWGSAQSDADPRGYVAKRMEKKLADMGLSAIFGPEIEFFLFENVDPTKLIYDLWVSPNGGTGDSWGPPRVMPESPELASGGFIIRPKEGYFRPPPEDTTITYRNELVDILEKLDVMVEYHHHEVATAGQVELDFEPKTMVDVGDAFYLYKFAAKNLAAMYGMIATFMPKPLYLDNASGMHVHQSLWEGEPFKGKNIFADPDDEYMLSQKARYYIGGLLEHAKALTALTAPTVNSYKRLVPGFEAPIYICWSPRNRSALIRVPMYHKKPSAIRAEYRGVDPSTNPYLSLPAMVAAGLDGIKKKIEPGDPIMEDVYELSPARKRELGIGELPTTLRDAIDHLATDEVIQDVLGTHIFDAFMEIKIDEWNQYCLYITPWEFMKYLDI, encoded by the coding sequence ATGGATGTGGAACAGGCAAAGAAAATTCTGCAAGAAAACGAGATAAAACAGGTACTGTGTGCATTTGCAGACGTCAGAGGGTATCTGCAGACATTCAGCATTCCTGCAAGAAAGTTTATTGAAGGCGGAGCTTTTGAGGGCATCGGATTTGATGGTTCATCAATAAGAGGTTTCAAATCAATCAACGAGAGCGACATGGTCTGGATACCAGACGTTTCAACCCTGAAGATTGTTCCGTGGGAAACCGACCCGGTTCAGAAAACAGCAATAATGTTCGGAGACGTTTATGAGGCCTGGGGCAGTGCGCAGAGCGACGCAGATCCGAGAGGATACGTTGCAAAGAGAATGGAAAAGAAGCTTGCAGACATGGGACTTTCAGCCATTTTCGGCCCCGAAATCGAGTTCTTCCTGTTTGAAAACGTTGATCCAACAAAGCTCATCTATGATCTCTGGGTGTCCCCCAACGGAGGGACGGGGGACAGCTGGGGGCCACCAAGGGTAATGCCCGAAAGCCCCGAGCTGGCGTCCGGGGGTTTCATAATAAGGCCTAAGGAGGGCTATTTCAGGCCCCCACCCGAGGACACAACCATCACATACAGAAACGAGCTTGTCGATATCCTTGAAAAACTCGACGTAATGGTTGAATACCACCACCACGAGGTTGCAACTGCGGGACAGGTTGAGCTTGACTTCGAGCCAAAGACAATGGTGGATGTTGGTGATGCGTTCTACCTTTACAAGTTTGCCGCAAAGAACCTTGCCGCAATGTACGGAATGATCGCCACATTCATGCCGAAGCCTCTGTACCTGGACAACGCCAGCGGTATGCACGTCCACCAGAGCCTCTGGGAGGGTGAGCCGTTCAAGGGCAAGAACATATTCGCAGATCCTGACGACGAGTACATGCTCAGCCAGAAGGCCAGATACTACATCGGAGGTCTGCTTGAGCATGCAAAGGCACTCACAGCCCTGACGGCACCAACGGTGAACAGCTACAAGAGACTCGTGCCCGGATTTGAGGCACCGATTTACATCTGCTGGAGCCCGAGAAACAGAAGTGCTCTGATAAGAGTGCCAATGTACCACAAGAAACCATCCGCAATCAGAGCCGAGTACAGAGGTGTTGACCCCAGCACCAACCCGTACCTATCACTGCCCGCAATGGTCGCAGCGGGTCTCGATGGTATCAAGAAGAAGATTGAGCCTGGAGACCCGATAATGGAGGACGTTTATGAACTCAGCCCGGCAAGGAAGAGAGAACTTGGAATCGGAGAGCTTCCGACAACTCTGAGGGATGCGATCGATCACCTCGCAACCGACGAGGTTATCCAGGACGTCCTCGGTACACACATCTTCGATGCATTCATGGAAATCAAGATCGACGAGTGGAACCAGTACTGCCTGTACATAACTCCGTGGGAGTTCATGAAATACCTCGACATTTAA
- a CDS encoding phosphopantetheine adenylyltransferase, producing the protein MKRFRVAVGGTFEPLHEGHKRLIDKAVELGGKDITIGVTSDKMARQRIRSVLPFVIRAENVRWYVRRKYGFDPHVVEITTPYGKTLDYDFEYLVVSPETCEMAKIINEKRREMGKNEIKIVRVDFVLADDDKPISATRIKKGIIDRYGRLI; encoded by the coding sequence ATGAAGAGGTTCAGGGTTGCGGTGGGTGGCACGTTTGAGCCACTTCACGAAGGACACAAGAGACTGATTGACAAGGCTGTGGAACTTGGAGGGAAGGACATTACGATTGGAGTTACCAGCGATAAGATGGCGAGACAGAGAATCAGGAGCGTTTTGCCCTTCGTCATCAGGGCTGAAAACGTCAGGTGGTACGTCAGGAGGAAATATGGCTTTGATCCGCATGTAGTTGAAATCACGACTCCATACGGTAAAACTCTCGATTATGATTTTGAGTATCTCGTCGTCTCTCCCGAAACGTGTGAGATGGCGAAGATAATAAACGAGAAACGAAGAGAAATGGGAAAGAATGAGATCAAGATAGTTAGAGTCGATTTTGTTCTTGCCGATGATGATAAGCCCATCTCCGCTACGAGGATAAAAAAAGGCATCATTGACAGATACGGCAGGCTGATTTAG